A stretch of the Aegilops tauschii subsp. strangulata cultivar AL8/78 chromosome 4, Aet v6.0, whole genome shotgun sequence genome encodes the following:
- the LOC109733278 gene encoding wall-associated receptor kinase-like 14: protein MRGAALLLPLLAAALLHADAAGGGNGSCERRCGGMELPYPFGFSSGCTIRLGCHVGADGVGAAWLGGARELGLLVRNVTSRALILDLPADCSRRFNESVEALFSDSYAPASRNALVATSCSAAAGAPQTSNCSGPPYRYMDMPSSHCTANESIRCILPPPRPHSNLTSGHHFLNKSEVLRSNCTVLVSAVSYSDAGGPSLLLGALELDWWVPGPCRCDARANCTQLPATRTRPEAFQCECPEGLQGDGFVDGTGCWEVSKSKCDRSNYLRDCGKIVLVGLIMAGIVFGAMVMGIGCVVCHLVKRRSASIRSQQSTKRLLSEVDCTVPLYSYREIERATSGFSEDQRLGTGAYGTVYAGRLSDNRLVAVKRIKHRDNADGGLDSVMNEVKLVSSVSHRHLVRLLGCCIEQGQQILVYEFMPNGTLAQHLQRERGRPAVPWTVRLRVAAETAKAIAYLHSEVHPPIYHRDIKSSNILLDHEYNSKVADFGLSRMGMTSVDSSHISTAPQGTPGYVDPQYHQNFHLSDKSDVYSFGVVLVEIITAMKAVDFSRGPSEVNLAQLAVEKIGRGCVDDIVDPFLDPHRDAWTLTSIHKVAELAFRCLAFHSEIRPSMAEVADELEQIQVSGWAPSTDDAAFMSTTSSLCSSAPSRGTDKSLGPDKGRGEALSTSAPAMAVAARETEKGAAGSSPVSVQERWFSDRSSPSSNSLLGNSSSLH, encoded by the exons ATGCGGGGCGCggcgctgctgctgccgctgcttgCGGCCGCGTTGCTGCACGCGGACGCGGCCGGCGGAGGCAACGGGAGCTGCGAGCGGAGGTGCGGGGGCATGGAGCTGCCGTACCCGTTCGGCTTCTCCAGCGGCTGCACCATACGCCTCGGTTGCCACGTCGGGGCCGACGGCGTCGGCGCCGCGTGGCTCGGCGGCGCAAGGGAGCTGGGACTGCTCGTGCGCAACGTCACGTCGCGCGCGCTCATCCTCGACCTGCCCGCCGACTGCTCCCGCCGGTTCAATGAGTCCGTCGAGGCGCTCTTCTCGGACAGCTACGCGCCCGCCTCCCGGAACGCGCTCGTCGCCACCTCATGCAGCGCTGCCGCTGGGGCTCCTCAAACCAGCAACTGCAGCGGTCCGCCTTACCGCTACATGGACATGCCCTCGTCCCACTGCACCGCCAACGAGTCCATCCGCTGCATcctgcctcctcctcgtcctcataGCAACCTCACCAGCGGCCACCATTTTCTGAACAAGAGCGAGGTGCTCAGGTCCAACTGCACCGTGCTGGTGTCGGCGGTGAGCTATTCGGATGCGGGGGGCCCGTCGCTGCTGCTCGGCGCGCTGGAGCTGGACTGGTGGGTACCGGGGCCTTGCCGCTGTGATGCCAGAGCCAACTGCACCCAGCTCCCGGCGACAAGGACGCGGCCGGAGGCGTTCCAGTGCGAGTGCCCGGAGGGGCTCCAGGGCGACGGCTTCGTCGACGGCACCGGCTGCTGGGAAG TTTCCAAGTCCAAGTGCGACCGCTCAAATTACCTAAGAGATTGTGGCAAGATCGTCCTCGTTGGTCTTATCATGGCAG GAATAGTTTTTGGAGCCATGGTGATGGGCATCGGCTGCGTGGTGTGCCACCTGGTGAAGCGCCGTTCCGCGTCCATCCGGTCGCAGCAGAGCACGAAGCGGCTCCTGTCGGAGGTGGACTGCACGGTGCCACTCTACTCGTACCGCGAGATCGAGCGCGCCACCAGCGGCTTCTCCGAGGACCAGCGGCTCGGCACGGGCGCCTACGGCACGGTCTACGCCGGCCGCCTCAGCGACAACCGCCTCGTCGCCGTGAAGCGGATCAAGCACCGCGACAACGCCGACGGCGGCCTGGACTCCGTCATGAACGAGGTGAAGCTGGTGTCCTCGGTGAGCCACCGCCACCTGGTCCGCCTCCTGGGCTGCTGCATCGAGCAGGGCCAGCAGATCCTGGTCTACGAGTTCATGCCCAACGGCACCCTGGCGCAGCACCTGCAGCGGGAGCGCGGCCGGCCCGCCGTGCCGTGGACGGTGCGCCTCCGCGTGGCCGCCGAGACCGCCAAGGCCATCGCGTACCTGCACTCGGAGGTGCACCCGCCCATCTACCACCGCGACATCAAGTCCAGCAACATCCTGCTGGACCACGAGTACAACTCCAAGGTGGCCGACTTCGGGCTGTCGCGGATGGGCATGACCTCCGTCGACTCGTCGCACATCTCCACGGCGCCGCAGGGCACCCCGGGGTACGTGGACCCGCAGTACCACCAGAACTTCCACCTCTCCGACAAGAGCGACGTGTACAGCTTCGGCGTGGTGCTGGTGGAGATCATCACGGCCATGAAGGCCGTGGACTTCAGCCGGGGCCCCAGCGAGGTGAACCTGGCGCAGCTCGCCGTGGAGAAGATCGGCAGGGGCTGCGTGGACGACATCGTCGACCCCTTCCTGGACCCGCACCGGGACGCGTGGACCCTCACGTCCATCCACAAGGTGGCGGAGCTGGCGTTCAGGTGCCTGGCGTTCCACAGCGAGATCAGGCCGTCCATGGCCGAGGTCGCCGACGAGCTGGAGCAGATACAGGTCAGCGGGTGGGCGCCGTCGACGGACGACGCCGCGTTCATGTCGACCACGTCGTCGCTATGCTCGTCGGCGCCGTCGCGCGGCACGGACAAGTCGTTGGGGCCGGACAAAGGCAGGGGCGAGGCATTGTCGACGTCTGCCCCGGCGATGGCTGTGGCAGCGCGGGAAACGGAGAAGGGCGCGGCGGGGTCCTCCCCTGTGTCTGTCCAGGAGAGGTGGTTCAGCGACAGGAGCTCCCCTTCCTCCAATAGCCTGCTCGGGAATAGCAGCTCGCTTCACTGA
- the LOC109733280 gene encoding nuclear pore complex protein NUP133: protein MFSPAIRKPHLHRREKEEATPSPPPPAPAHSPSPGGFALSDRPATGTPAPWTTSSLLARISTSKQTDRAGDSDQIQPVHVAEFPQVVRNAQANLLQRNFAGKSMLVGGIDKETSLAWMICGNELFVWSYLAAVAKDCLALEIPSSLVGDKDGKPLSGNQWTVCIMRWHSSGPSTRNSGDMLHRRSSTGVILCNRRTQAIAYWPDIYDESSSKGPVISLFGHSDTSASDAISGCYRFNSLIAASVPGAAHECIAIASEPTGALWLFQCSPLRIHRREVHRDTLGDNGTDHSQKNNGGRSLVWLPSNESSEAAERKFFLLTSQGIQCWGISLLHGINVKILGSQEIVGSDGELGIKKDIAGQKNIWLLDMQIDERGKEFNILVATFCKDRVSGSNYTQYSLLTMLYKSNQKFPSENNVVKCERFLEKKAPAQVIIPKARVEDEEFLFSMRLKTGGKPSGSVIILSGDGKATVAIYWRGSTRLYQFDLPWDAGKVFDASIIPSAEDRDEGAWVVLTEKAGIWAIPEKAVLVGGVEPPERSLSRKGSCNEAVAEEKRRSQAFSTSIVPRRVSSEAWGAGDRQRPALTGVAQQAVVDEEAEMLLNRLFHDFILSGAVHEALQKLRVAGAFEKEGEMNVFVRVSKSIVNTLSKHWTTTREAEFLASTIVSSLAEKRKKHEKFLQFLVLSKCHEELSSKQRAAMLSVMEHGEKLSGMIHLRELQNALSQQSSSTRLSPQSKTPTAGALWILIQLVGEKARRNTVLLMDRDNAEVFYSRVSDIEDLFYCLSHQLRYIITGEEHPSVQMQRALELSNACVTLVQAALHYRAEYKDWYPSPEGLITWNSQPVVRSGIWNLASSVMELLREPGSAGMPMKSNLWSQLEGLTDILLEGYIGLLTAKFERGEDHGVLAQEYCERRDELLGSLYDLAKQIIEAKYQESSEGNDNPDLKESIFREVTSPILATAKRHEGYQTLWQICYDISDTVLLRNLMHDSIGPHGGFSFYVFKQLISSGHYSKLLRLGEEFQEELANFLKDRSDLLWLHEICLNQFSTASETLHTCALLSSPGEDADLTSTRKSLSFVERRRLLYLSKIAATAGKDVDYEVKVAQIDADIRILNLQEEIVQHDPEYAQGKHASKLLPPSELIEMCMKRGRELSLKAFEVFAWTGSSFRSSNKGLLEACWTNAADQDDWVKLSQASVSEGWSDEVIQESLQGTVLFNASRLCYSSDAVVFDGTFEEVLPVRKEDVHARGLEAKCFSVEEVLMQHDAFPDAGKLMMTAVVMGKELSYAAPADEPVDMDS, encoded by the exons ATGTTCTCGCCGGCGATACGGAAACCCCACCTCCACCGCAGGGAGAAGGAGGAGGCGACCCCTTCACCCCCTCCTCCTGCTCCCGCCCACTCCCCGTCGCCTGGTGGATTCGCCCTCTCCGACCGCCCCGCGACTGGCACCCCGGCCCCATGGACCACCTCCTCCCTCCTCGCCAG GATTTCGACATCAAAGCAAACAGACAGGGCCGGCGATTCTGACCAGATCCAACCAGTGCACGTAGCAGAGTTTCCCCAAGTCGTGAGGAATGCACAAGCCAACCTTCTGCAGAGGAATTTTGCCG GCAAGAGCATGCTTGTAGGTGGCATTGACAAAGAAACATCCCTTGCATGGATGATATGTGGAAATGAGCTTTTTGTCTGGAGCTACTTGGCTGCTGTTGCAAaagattgtcttgcacttgagaTCCCGTCTTCGCTTGTGGGAGACAAAGACGGAAAACCCCTCTCTGGTAACCAGTGGACGGTTTGCATCATGAGATGGCATAGTAGTGGTCCATCAACAAGGAACAGTGGAGATATGTTGCACCGAAGAAGTTCGACTGGTGTTATCCTCTGCAACAGAAGAACACAAGCTATTGCGTATTGGCCTGATATCTATGATGAAAGTAGTAGCAAGGGTCCAGTTATTAGTTTATTCGGCCACAGTGACACATCTGCAAGTGATGCCATATCTGGCTGTTACAGGTTTAACTCGCTAATTGCAGCTTCCGTTCCAGGAGCCGCTCATGAATGTATTGCGATTGCTTCTGAGCCAACCGGTGCTTTATGGTTGTTTCAGTGTTCACCACTGAGAATTCACCGAAGAGAAGTCCATCGTGATACATTAGGAGATAATGGTACTGATCATTCTCAGAAAAATAATGGTGGAAGATCCTTGGTTTGGCTGCCAAGCAATGAATCATCCGAGGCTGCTGAACGGAAGTTCTTTTTGTTGACTAGCCAGGGGATACAATGTTGGGGCATCTCACTCTTGCATGGAATCAATGTAAAAATATTAGGGTCTCAGGAAATTGTTGGTAGTGATGGGGAGTTGGGCATAAAAAAGGACATAGCTGGTCAAAAGAACATTTGGCTTTTGGACATGCAGATAGATGAGCGTGGGAAGGAATTTAATATTCTTGTTGCTACCTTCTGCAAAGATCGGGTGAGTGGGTCAAACTACACTCAGTATTCACTTCTGACAATGCTGTACAAATCTAACCAAAAGTTTCCATCGGAAAACAATGTGGTTAAATGTGAAAGGTTTTTGGAGAAAAAAGCTCCTGCTCAGGTGATAATCCCTAAAGCCCGAGTGGAGGATGAAGAATTTTTGTTCTCCATGAGGCTAAAAACTGGCGGCAAGCCTTCTGGCTCAGTCATCATCTTATCAGGTGATGGAAAAGCGACGGTGGCCATCTATTGGAGGGGCTCCACCCGACTCTATCAATTTGATCTGCCTTGGGATGCTGGAAAGGTTTTTGATGCTTCCATTATCCCGTCTGCTGAGGACAGGGATGAAGGAGCTTGGGTTGTTCTGACAGAAAAGGCAGGAATCTGGGCAATACCTGAAAAGGCTGTATTAGttggtggggttgagcctccagAGCGCAGCTTATCACGAAAAGGTAGCTGTAATGAAGCGGTCGCTGAAGAGAAAAGGAGAAGTCAGGCATTCAGTACTAGTATTGTTCCCAGAAGAGTTAGCTCTGAGGCTTGGGGTGCTGGAGACAGGCAAAGGCCAGCATTAACTGGCGTAGCTCAGCAGGCTGTGGTTGATGAAGAGGCTGAGATGTTACTTAATCGGCTGTTTCATGATTTTATTTTGTCTGGTGCTGTTCATGAGGCACTTCAAAAGCTTAGAGTAGCAGGGGCATTTGAGAAAGAGGGTGAGATGAACGTATTTGTTCGAGTAAGCAAATCTATTGTAAACACATTATCTAAGCACTGGACAACAACTAGAGAAGCTGAATTTCTTGCTTCAACAATTGTTTCATCCCTTGCTGAGAAACGTAAAAAACATGAGAAATTCCTTCAATTTCTTGTCTTGTCCAAGTGCCATGAAGAACTCTCTTCAAAACAAA GAGCTGCAATGCTAAGTGTCATGGAACATGGAGAAAAGCTCTCTGGAATGATCCATCTGAGAGAATTACAAAATGCGCTTAGCCAGCAGAGTTCAAGCACACGTTTATCACCTCAGTCCAAAACCCCAACTGCTGGTGCACTGTGGATTCTCATTCAGCTGGTTGGTGAGAAAGCTCGACGGAACACTGTTCTATTAATGGATCGTGATAATGCTGAAGTTTTCTACAGTAGAGTTTCTGATATAGAGGATCTATTTTATTGTTTGTCGCATCAACTTCGGTATATTATAACCGGAGAAGAACACCCATCTGTTCAGATGCAACGTGCACTTGAGTTATCAAATGcttgtgtgaccttagttcaggCAGCATTGCACTACAGAGCGGAGTACAAGGACTGGTATCCTTCTCCTGAAGGACTGATAACATGGAACAGTCAGCCTGTAGTGCGGTCTGGAATCTGGAATCTGGCATCATCTGTGATGGAGCTTTTGAGAGAACCAGGATCTGCAGGCATGCCAATGAAATCTAATCTATGGTCTCAGCTGGAAGGACTCACAGATATACTGCTGGAGGGATATATTGGTCTATTAACTGCCAAATTTGAACGCGGGGAGGACCATGGTGTGCTAGCCCAAGAATACTGTGAACGGAGAGATGAGCTTCTTGGATCCCTTTATGATCTTGCAAAGCAAATTATAGAAGCAAAATATCAG GAGTCAAGTGAAGGCAATGACAATCCTGATCTGAAAGAATCTATATTTAGAGAGGTCACTTCTCCTATTTTGGCAACAGCTAAACGGCATGAAGGGTACCAAACGTTGTGGCAGATTTGCTATGATATCAGTGATACGGTTCTCCTCCGCAATCTTATG CATGATAGTATAGGACCTCACGGGGGATTCAGTTTCTACGTTTTTAAACAGCTAATCAGCAGCGGGCATTACTCTAAGCTGTTAAGGCTGGGAGAAGAATTCCAGGAAGAGCTGGCTAATTTTCTGAAAGACCGTAGCGATCTTTTATGGCTTCACGAGATATGCTTAAATCAGTTCTCAACTGCTTCAGAGACTCTTCATACCTGTGCTCTGCTTTCAAGTCCTGGAGAAGATGCTGACCTAACAAGCACCAGAAAGTCGCTGTCCTTTGTTGAAAGAAGACGTCTTCTCTATCTCTCTAAAATTGCTGCAACAGCAG GTAAGGATGTTGATTATGAAGTGAAGGTTGCACAGATAGATGCTGATATCCGGATTCTAAATCTTCAG GAAGAGATTGTTCAGCATGATCCAGAATATGCACAGGGCAAACATGCAAGCAAGCTTCTTCCGCCATCAGAACTGATCGAGATGTGCATGAAGAGAGGCCGCGAGCTTTCTCTCAAAGCCTTCGAAGTATTTGCTTGGACAGGCTCCTCGTTCCGAAGCTCCAACAAAGGCCTTCTAGAGGCTTGCTGGACGAACGCAGCCGACCAGGATGACTGGGTCAAGCTCTCACAGGCATCAGTTTCAGAAGGCTGGAGCGACGAGGTCATCCAAGAATCTCTCCAAGGAACGGTCCTCTTCAACGCTTCGAGGCTGTGCTACAGCTCGGATGCGGTGGTGTTCGATGGCACGTTCGAGGAGGTGCTCCCGGTGAGGAAAGAGGACGTGCACGCAAGAGGCCTCGAGGCCAAGTGCTTCTCGGTGGAGGAGGTGCTGATGCAGCACGACGCTTTTCCGGACGCCGGTAAGCTGATGATGACGGCGGTGGTCATGGGCAAGGAGCTGTCCTATGCTGCCCCGGCAGATGAGCCTGTGGACATGGACTCGTGA